In Bifidobacterium actinocoloniiforme DSM 22766, a genomic segment contains:
- a CDS encoding HAMP domain-containing sensor histidine kinase — MSAQGRDSLHASPVASTAAPEGQGTEEGQSRQRLLDSIPLTTKLIVSMLVLLVVGTLGISLAIRQMAGTYLLQKTDTQLIRQAKLGIRNATLLNREDLSKHGLGPTDYFLQVRDSNMVIISDDLNPMRVNGVVSVPKLPADGQDGGVQMGQPFTTPAVISKSTDGPVDRDGLKRANAPWRVVAMRWSLDDPGGMGVSKGVLFIGLSLGDQQDTIHALTQYCWMVGILIVLLGAVIAALLIQNTLAPLKRMEKTAAKIAAGDLSRRIPAGPVNTEVGSLAASLNAMLARIERSFREQQATTEKMKQFVSDASHELRTPLAAIHGYAELYRMQRELPGALERADESIGHIEASSTRMTELVQDLLSLARMDEGRGVDTSLDVNLTSLVNDAVDDLHALDPDREITRGLLDLPKGGGNAFVFRKAPWERIDLVGDPTRLRQVVTNIIGNVHRYTPPDSPVEIGLGRISLPWESGRLTFMPPSEDSLDALIQAAGPAGADNGGDYVIMRFSDHGPGASQEALPRLFERFYTADPSRARLKGGTGLGLAIVRSIVKAHQGLICASATPGGGLTFTVVLPQGRVDAATPQGDAD, encoded by the coding sequence ATGAGCGCTCAAGGCCGCGATTCCTTGCACGCCTCTCCGGTCGCCTCGACCGCCGCGCCGGAGGGCCAGGGCACAGAGGAGGGCCAGTCCCGTCAGAGGCTGCTGGATTCCATACCCCTGACCACCAAGCTGATTGTCTCCATGTTGGTCCTGCTGGTTGTGGGCACACTCGGCATTTCCCTGGCCATTCGCCAGATGGCGGGCACCTATCTCCTGCAAAAGACCGACACCCAGCTGATTCGACAGGCCAAACTGGGCATCCGCAACGCCACCCTGCTCAACCGCGAGGACTTAAGCAAGCATGGGCTGGGGCCCACTGACTACTTCCTGCAAGTGCGCGACAGTAACATGGTCATCATCTCCGACGACCTGAACCCCATGCGGGTCAACGGCGTGGTGTCCGTCCCCAAGCTGCCGGCCGACGGCCAGGATGGTGGCGTGCAGATGGGGCAACCATTCACCACGCCGGCGGTGATCAGCAAATCCACTGACGGGCCCGTCGACCGAGACGGCCTTAAACGCGCCAACGCCCCCTGGCGGGTGGTGGCCATGCGCTGGAGCCTGGACGACCCGGGCGGCATGGGCGTCAGCAAGGGGGTCTTGTTCATAGGCCTGTCGTTGGGCGACCAACAAGACACGATCCATGCTCTGACCCAATACTGCTGGATGGTCGGCATCCTGATCGTGCTGTTGGGGGCGGTGATCGCGGCCCTCCTGATTCAGAATACGCTGGCCCCGCTTAAACGCATGGAGAAAACCGCGGCCAAGATTGCCGCCGGCGATCTTTCCAGGCGCATCCCAGCTGGTCCTGTCAACACCGAAGTCGGGTCCCTGGCCGCCTCCCTCAACGCCATGCTGGCCCGGATCGAGCGTAGTTTCCGTGAGCAACAGGCGACCACGGAGAAGATGAAGCAGTTCGTCTCCGACGCCAGTCATGAGTTGCGTACCCCCTTGGCCGCCATCCATGGCTACGCCGAGCTCTACCGGATGCAAAGGGAGCTGCCTGGCGCCCTGGAGCGGGCCGACGAGTCGATTGGGCATATCGAGGCCTCTTCCACCCGCATGACCGAGCTTGTCCAGGACCTCCTCTCCCTGGCCCGGATGGATGAAGGCAGGGGAGTGGATACCAGCCTGGACGTCAACCTGACCTCCTTGGTCAACGACGCGGTGGATGACCTGCACGCCTTGGACCCCGACCGCGAAATCACCCGTGGTTTGCTGGACCTTCCAAAGGGCGGCGGCAACGCATTCGTCTTCCGTAAGGCTCCTTGGGAGCGCATCGACTTGGTCGGCGACCCCACCCGTCTGCGGCAGGTGGTGACCAACATCATCGGCAACGTCCACCGCTACACCCCACCGGACAGCCCGGTCGAAATCGGCTTGGGCCGGATTTCGCTGCCCTGGGAGTCGGGGCGGTTGACTTTCATGCCGCCCAGCGAAGACTCCTTGGACGCCCTGATCCAGGCAGCCGGTCCTGCTGGTGCCGACAACGGTGGTGATTACGTGATCATGCGCTTCAGCGATCACGGGCCCGGCGCTAGTCAGGAGGCCTTACCTCGCCTGTTCGAGCGCTTCTACACCGCCGACCCGTCCAGGGCTCGACTTAAAGGTGGCACCGGACTGGGACTGGCAATTGTGCGCTCGATTGTGAAGGCCCACCAAGGCCTCATCTGCGCTTCGGCCACGCCCGGCGGTGGCCTGACCTTCACTGTGGTGCTGCCGCAGGGGCGAGTGGATGCCGCCACGCCACAGGGGGACGCTGACTGA
- a CDS encoding AAA family ATPase — protein sequence MALFPPRQNTGTPTSASAAMPRAAASPTPLSRDDLARASALADQIRSRFASTLVGQDDLREALLVTMAASGHILIESVPGLAKTTAAQTLASSVSGSFKRVQCTPDLMPSDLVGTQVFDFSRQTFSTQLGPIHANFVLLDEINRSNAKTQSAMLEAMAEGATTIGGQRYPLPQPFMVIATQNPIEEEGTYNLPEAQMDRFMMKAVMTYPNADEETRMLHMLTSRGTDMPQADQRNMLSLDDVLFLRQAARRVHVAEPIMRYAVDIAATSRGAGSRPIQGLSSRVRLGASPRASIALVRIGQAHALISGRDYVIPEDLKEFAHQVLRHRILLTFEAMADGVTSEQVIDTILETVPAP from the coding sequence ATGGCTTTATTCCCTCCCAGACAAAACACCGGCACTCCCACGTCGGCCAGTGCCGCCATGCCTCGAGCAGCGGCCTCGCCCACTCCTTTGAGCCGGGACGACTTAGCAAGGGCCAGCGCGTTAGCCGACCAAATCCGTTCCCGCTTCGCTTCCACCCTGGTAGGCCAGGACGACCTGCGCGAAGCCTTGTTGGTCACGATGGCCGCCTCCGGCCACATCCTGATTGAATCAGTGCCAGGCCTGGCCAAAACCACGGCCGCCCAGACCCTGGCCTCCTCCGTCTCGGGCTCCTTCAAGCGGGTGCAGTGCACGCCCGACCTGATGCCATCCGACCTGGTAGGCACACAGGTCTTCGACTTCTCCAGGCAGACCTTCTCCACCCAGCTAGGGCCCATCCACGCTAATTTCGTGCTCCTGGACGAAATCAACCGTTCCAACGCCAAGACCCAGTCCGCCATGCTGGAGGCTATGGCCGAGGGGGCCACCACGATCGGCGGCCAGCGCTACCCCCTGCCCCAGCCCTTCATGGTCATCGCCACCCAGAACCCCATCGAGGAGGAAGGCACCTACAACCTGCCCGAAGCTCAGATGGACCGGTTCATGATGAAAGCGGTCATGACCTATCCGAACGCCGATGAAGAGACGCGGATGCTGCACATGCTGACCAGCCGAGGCACCGACATGCCCCAGGCGGACCAGCGGAACATGCTGTCCCTGGATGACGTGCTCTTCCTGCGCCAGGCTGCCCGCCGGGTGCATGTGGCCGAGCCGATCATGAGGTACGCGGTCGACATCGCCGCCACCAGCCGAGGCGCCGGGAGCCGGCCCATCCAGGGCCTGTCTTCCCGCGTCCGCCTGGGTGCAAGCCCCCGAGCCTCAATCGCCCTGGTCAGGATCGGACAAGCCCACGCCCTGATAAGCGGCCGCGACTACGTCATACCCGAGGACCTGAAGGAATTCGCCCACCAAGTCCTGCGCCACCGCATCCTACTGACCTTCGAGGCCATGGCGGATGGGGTGACCAGCGAACAAGTGATTGATACGATTCTGGAAACGGTGCCCGCCCCATGA
- a CDS encoding TPM domain-containing protein, with the protein MTCEDGGCGLREHVVECGTRAGDVDKRSPRVRGNQLFTAFFACLLVVFMVLLSLVVPTASARAAGSTGEKGEVGALTDQITDTQNLLGSNVGAVTDAINETQSKTGVHVRLLYLPSFYPGSNPDKWASQVLESTKPPANTVLLAVASKDGRLVVAVSANSDAWLKEQSTVDDLSQAALGPISDKDTPDWVGSAQALMRQVDRSKSDHERRTTLRWVAVGGVVLALLVAAAVIWWFRRRRQRKRLGRHSEYTGNAQEQAAR; encoded by the coding sequence ATGACGTGTGAGGACGGTGGATGCGGTTTGCGGGAGCATGTGGTCGAATGTGGGACTCGCGCGGGCGATGTGGATAAGCGTTCGCCCCGGGTCAGGGGCAATCAGCTCTTCACGGCCTTTTTCGCCTGCCTTCTGGTCGTGTTCATGGTTTTGCTGTCCCTGGTTGTCCCAACTGCTTCCGCTAGGGCTGCTGGCTCCACCGGCGAGAAGGGGGAGGTTGGCGCCCTGACCGACCAGATAACCGATACCCAGAACCTTCTGGGATCGAACGTCGGCGCGGTCACTGACGCTATTAATGAGACCCAGAGCAAGACCGGCGTCCATGTTCGCCTCCTTTACCTGCCCTCCTTCTACCCGGGCAGCAACCCGGACAAGTGGGCCAGCCAGGTCTTGGAATCAACCAAGCCACCAGCGAACACGGTCCTTTTGGCGGTGGCCTCGAAGGACGGCAGACTGGTCGTGGCGGTCTCCGCCAACTCCGACGCTTGGCTCAAGGAGCAGTCCACCGTCGATGACCTCTCCCAGGCGGCTTTGGGTCCCATCAGCGACAAGGATACGCCGGACTGGGTGGGTTCCGCCCAGGCGTTGATGCGCCAGGTTGATCGCTCCAAGAGTGACCATGAGCGGCGGACGACCCTGCGTTGGGTCGCTGTCGGCGGGGTGGTCTTGGCCTTGTTGGTGGCAGCGGCGGTCATCTGGTGGTTCCGTCGGCGTCGCCAAAGGAAGCGGTTGGGACGTCACAGTGAATATACAGGAAACGCTCAGGAGCAGGCGGCACGCTAG
- a CDS encoding uracil-DNA glycosylase, with the protein MEQAGLFNEPEDPKTQDQQTTESTTGGGPAANRKPLSELIEPGWARALAPVEPQIHRMGDFLRSELAQGHRYLPASKNILRAFTIPFDSVKVLLVGQDPYPTPGHPVGLSFCVEPNVDPVPGSLRNIFTELVSDLGVARPTNGDLTPWTHQGVLLLNRCLTVRVGKPASHRGKGWEEVTDAAIRALNARKDPHGKPKPLVAILWGRQAQSLEPLLTNAYVIKSPHPSPLSARYGFFGSKPFSRTNEALRSMGAEPVDWRLR; encoded by the coding sequence ATGGAACAAGCGGGGCTCTTTAACGAGCCCGAAGACCCGAAGACGCAGGACCAGCAAACCACTGAATCGACGACGGGAGGTGGCCCGGCAGCCAATCGTAAGCCCCTGTCCGAGCTCATCGAACCAGGCTGGGCGCGGGCGCTCGCCCCCGTTGAGCCTCAGATTCACCGGATGGGGGACTTCCTGCGCTCCGAACTGGCCCAAGGCCACCGCTACCTGCCGGCCTCCAAGAACATCCTTCGGGCCTTCACGATTCCCTTCGACTCGGTCAAGGTCCTGCTCGTGGGCCAGGACCCCTACCCCACCCCCGGCCATCCGGTGGGACTGAGCTTCTGCGTGGAGCCGAATGTGGACCCAGTGCCCGGAAGCCTGCGCAACATCTTCACCGAACTGGTCTCCGACCTCGGCGTAGCCCGTCCCACCAACGGCGATTTGACCCCCTGGACCCACCAGGGCGTCCTCCTGCTCAACCGCTGCCTGACGGTGCGCGTCGGCAAGCCCGCCAGCCACCGAGGCAAGGGCTGGGAGGAAGTCACCGACGCCGCCATCCGGGCCCTGAACGCCCGCAAGGACCCGCATGGCAAGCCCAAACCCCTGGTCGCGATCCTGTGGGGCAGGCAGGCGCAAAGCCTCGAGCCCCTGCTGACCAACGCTTACGTCATCAAATCGCCCCACCCTTCACCCCTGTCGGCCCGCTATGGCTTTTTCGGCTCCAAGCCTTTCTCACGGACCAACGAAGCCCTGCGCTCGATGGGGGCTGAGCCCGTGGATTGGCGGCTGCGCTAG
- a CDS encoding LytR C-terminal domain-containing protein, whose translation MASKRDENAGYQPYTPDEFDDPPEGPVGVHRGPRSLAVRVVPVIVIILLAVLCGLGAWTVVSGGKMPWQHQQTSSAKVDQVRRKVEAGRAKSNGAQGQQGNESKSPSQAAPSQSAQPSPAASQTQQPAPAPVANKSAQVRVINGTSITGYAASRRQALVSAGYTSVTADNPTGQLPPASVVWYQNESDKATAEDVAKTLGIASVQQVPSASAPIVAVLRN comes from the coding sequence ATGGCAAGCAAACGCGACGAGAACGCCGGTTACCAGCCGTACACGCCGGACGAGTTCGATGACCCGCCGGAGGGGCCGGTCGGGGTCCACCGTGGCCCGCGCTCGCTCGCCGTTCGGGTGGTCCCTGTCATCGTCATTATCCTTTTGGCCGTCTTGTGCGGCTTGGGCGCTTGGACCGTCGTCTCTGGTGGCAAGATGCCCTGGCAGCACCAGCAGACCAGCTCCGCCAAGGTTGACCAGGTCCGCCGTAAAGTCGAAGCCGGGCGGGCGAAGAGCAATGGGGCGCAGGGCCAGCAAGGCAACGAAAGCAAGTCCCCGAGCCAAGCAGCTCCCTCCCAGTCGGCCCAGCCTTCGCCTGCGGCCAGTCAGACTCAGCAGCCAGCGCCGGCTCCTGTGGCCAATAAATCGGCTCAGGTGCGGGTGATCAACGGAACCTCAATCACCGGTTACGCCGCTAGCAGACGCCAGGCCTTGGTCTCCGCCGGCTATACGAGCGTCACCGCGGACAACCCGACAGGGCAGCTGCCCCCGGCCAGTGTCGTCTGGTACCAGAACGAGAGCGACAAAGCGACCGCCGAGGACGTGGCGAAGACGCTGGGCATCGCCAGCGTCCAGCAAGTTCCAAGCGCGTCGGCCCCTATCGTCGCGGTCCTGCGCAACTGA
- a CDS encoding response regulator transcription factor, whose amino-acid sequence MSKPIEASIVVVDDEPSIRDLLVASLHFAGFEVTTAASGSEAIEVIERTQPDLIVLDVMLPDIDGFTVTSRIRQEGVSAPILFLTARDDTQDKIMGLTVGGDDYVTKPFSLEEVVARIRAILRRTHEQAEDSPILRVGDLEINEDSHDVTRAGQPIELSPTEYKLLRYLMDNEGRVLSKAQILDHVWQYDWGGDAAIVESYISYLRKKVDGVTVTGPDGRSSKVEPLIQTKRGIGYMIRGPKGSMDER is encoded by the coding sequence ATGAGCAAGCCTATTGAAGCATCCATCGTTGTGGTGGACGACGAGCCATCCATTCGGGACCTTCTCGTCGCTTCCCTGCATTTCGCCGGTTTCGAGGTGACGACCGCAGCCTCGGGATCCGAAGCCATCGAAGTGATCGAGCGCACGCAGCCGGACCTGATTGTGTTGGATGTCATGCTGCCCGACATCGACGGGTTCACTGTGACCTCCCGCATCCGGCAAGAGGGCGTCTCCGCCCCGATTCTCTTCCTCACCGCGCGCGACGACACGCAGGACAAAATCATGGGACTCACAGTCGGTGGCGACGATTACGTGACGAAACCCTTCTCCCTGGAGGAGGTGGTCGCCAGGATTCGCGCCATCCTGCGGCGCACCCACGAGCAGGCTGAGGATAGTCCGATCCTGCGCGTAGGCGACCTGGAGATCAACGAGGACTCGCACGACGTGACCCGAGCTGGTCAGCCGATTGAACTGAGCCCCACTGAATACAAGCTTTTGCGCTACCTGATGGACAATGAGGGACGTGTGTTGTCCAAGGCGCAGATTCTCGACCATGTCTGGCAGTATGACTGGGGCGGCGACGCCGCGATCGTCGAATCCTACATCTCATACTTGCGCAAAAAAGTGGATGGCGTCACAGTTACCGGTCCGGACGGCCGATCCAGCAAGGTTGAGCCGCTGATTCAGACCAAGCGCGGCATTGGTTACATGATTCGCGGCCCTAAGGGCTCTATGGACGAGCGATGA
- a CDS encoding VWA domain-containing protein, which translates to MANLTWRWPWLIAALGLALIVIASATLLLTRRRGAASAKDHPRQGTASVWSLDEDLKTETAAKAVRLWRRMNRLGALLLALSLVLTTLLAARPSDVDRNRETGRSRDIVLCLDVSGSTLPYDRQVIEAYLNLVNDFHGERIALSIFNSTSRTVFPLTDDYDLVTRQLKQADTILKGVQSQDDIDKMSDKQYQAISDWLEGTQDRKDTTSLIGDGLVSCAAMLPGFSTSVNGAGAAAKTRSSSIVLATDNVVSGNPTYTLQEALELTHAAGIGVDGLYSGPKQSEGDPPTQQMRALIEGQGGVFLLQGSADSIASLVERIERRHGGDLQSIRRSSLVDTPRWWALALSLALGAYLIAVWRLKR; encoded by the coding sequence ATGGCGAACCTGACTTGGCGCTGGCCCTGGCTCATCGCGGCCCTGGGCCTGGCCCTCATCGTGATTGCGTCAGCCACGCTCCTTCTGACCCGGAGGCGGGGGGCGGCGAGCGCAAAAGACCATCCCAGGCAAGGCACGGCCAGCGTGTGGAGCCTTGACGAGGACCTCAAGACCGAAACCGCGGCTAAGGCGGTCCGGCTCTGGCGGAGGATGAACCGTTTAGGCGCGCTCCTGCTCGCCCTGAGCCTGGTCCTTACCACGCTGCTGGCCGCCCGTCCCTCCGACGTGGACCGGAACAGGGAGACCGGCAGAAGCCGCGACATCGTGCTCTGCCTGGATGTCTCCGGCTCCACCCTGCCCTACGACCGCCAAGTGATCGAAGCCTACCTGAACCTGGTCAACGACTTCCACGGCGAGCGCATAGCCCTGAGCATCTTCAACTCCACCTCGCGCACGGTCTTCCCGCTGACCGACGACTACGACCTGGTGACCCGCCAGCTCAAGCAGGCGGACACCATCCTTAAGGGAGTGCAAAGCCAGGATGACATCGACAAGATGAGCGACAAGCAGTACCAGGCCATCTCGGACTGGCTGGAAGGCACGCAGGACCGCAAGGACACCACCTCCCTGATCGGGGATGGCCTGGTCTCCTGCGCGGCCATGCTGCCCGGCTTCTCCACCAGCGTCAATGGCGCTGGCGCCGCCGCGAAGACCCGCTCGTCCTCGATCGTGCTGGCCACCGACAACGTGGTTTCAGGCAATCCGACCTACACGCTCCAGGAGGCCCTGGAGCTCACCCACGCCGCCGGCATCGGAGTGGACGGTCTTTACTCGGGGCCAAAGCAGAGCGAGGGCGACCCCCCCACCCAGCAGATGCGGGCCTTGATCGAGGGGCAAGGTGGAGTCTTCCTCTTGCAAGGCTCCGCTGATTCGATCGCCTCGCTGGTGGAGCGCATTGAACGTCGGCATGGGGGCGACCTGCAATCCATCCGACGCTCAAGCCTGGTCGACACCCCGCGCTGGTGGGCCCTGGCCCTGAGCCTGGCCCTGGGCGCCTACCTGATCGCGGTTTGGAGGCTGAAGCGATGA
- the groL gene encoding chaperonin GroEL (60 kDa chaperone family; promotes refolding of misfolded polypeptides especially under stressful conditions; forms two stacked rings of heptamers to form a barrel-shaped 14mer; ends can be capped by GroES; misfolded proteins enter the barrel where they are refolded when GroES binds) — protein MAKIIAYDEEARQGMLAGLDKLADTVKVTLGPKGRNVVLDKSYGAPTITNDGVSIAKEIDLEDPYERIGAELVKEVAKKTDDVAGDGTTTATVLAQSLVHEGLKNVAAGSNPIALRRGIEKAADAIVKELIAESKDVETKEQIAATATISAADPEVGQEIAEALDKVGQDGVVTVEDNNRFGLDLEFTEGMRFDKGYIAPYFVTNNDDQTAVLDDPYILLTSGKVSSQQDVVHIAELVMKTGKPLLIVAEDVDGEALPTLILNKIRGTFNSCAVKAPGFGDRRKAMLQDMAILTGAQVVSDELGLKLDSIDTSVLGTAKKVIVSKDETTIVSGGGSKEEVQARVAQIRAEIENTDSDYDREKLQERLAKLAGGVAVIKVGAATEVEAKERKHRIEDAVRNAKAAVEEGLLPGGGVALIQASAKVESTVKLEGDEATGAAIVFRAIEAPIKQIAENCGLSGDVVIDKVRTLPTGEGFNAATNEYVNMLDAGVADPVKVTRSALQNAASIAGLFLTTEAVVANKPEPAAPAAPANPDMGY, from the coding sequence ATGGCAAAGATCATCGCGTATGACGAGGAAGCCCGCCAGGGAATGCTCGCCGGCCTGGACAAGCTGGCCGACACCGTCAAGGTCACGCTGGGCCCCAAGGGCCGCAACGTCGTGCTGGATAAGTCCTACGGCGCTCCGACCATCACCAACGACGGCGTTTCGATCGCCAAGGAAATCGACCTGGAAGATCCCTACGAGCGCATCGGCGCCGAGCTGGTCAAGGAAGTCGCTAAGAAGACCGACGACGTGGCCGGCGACGGCACCACGACCGCTACCGTCCTCGCTCAGTCCCTGGTGCACGAAGGCCTGAAGAACGTGGCCGCCGGGTCCAACCCGATCGCCCTGCGTCGCGGTATCGAGAAGGCCGCTGACGCCATCGTCAAGGAACTGATCGCCGAGTCCAAGGATGTCGAGACCAAGGAGCAGATCGCCGCCACGGCCACTATCTCCGCCGCTGACCCCGAGGTCGGCCAGGAAATCGCCGAGGCCCTGGACAAGGTCGGCCAGGACGGCGTCGTGACCGTCGAGGACAACAACCGCTTCGGCCTGGACCTCGAGTTCACCGAGGGCATGCGTTTCGACAAGGGCTACATCGCCCCCTACTTCGTGACCAACAACGACGACCAGACCGCCGTGCTCGATGACCCCTACATCCTGCTCACCTCGGGCAAGGTGTCCAGCCAGCAGGACGTGGTTCACATCGCTGAGCTGGTCATGAAGACCGGCAAGCCGCTGCTGATCGTGGCCGAGGACGTGGACGGCGAGGCGCTGCCCACCCTGATTCTGAACAAGATTCGCGGCACCTTCAACTCCTGCGCGGTCAAGGCCCCTGGCTTCGGGGATCGCCGGAAGGCCATGCTGCAGGATATGGCCATCCTGACGGGCGCCCAGGTGGTGTCCGATGAGCTGGGTCTGAAGCTCGACTCCATCGACACCTCCGTGCTCGGCACCGCCAAGAAGGTCATCGTCTCCAAGGATGAGACCACCATCGTCTCCGGCGGCGGCTCCAAGGAAGAAGTCCAGGCTCGTGTGGCCCAGATTCGCGCCGAGATCGAGAACACCGACTCCGATTACGATCGTGAGAAGCTCCAGGAGCGTCTGGCCAAGCTGGCCGGTGGCGTGGCCGTCATCAAGGTCGGCGCCGCCACCGAGGTGGAGGCCAAGGAGCGCAAGCATCGCATCGAGGACGCCGTGCGAAACGCCAAGGCGGCTGTTGAGGAAGGCCTGCTGCCCGGTGGTGGTGTGGCCCTGATTCAGGCTTCCGCCAAGGTGGAGTCCACTGTCAAGCTCGAGGGCGATGAGGCCACTGGCGCCGCTATCGTCTTCCGCGCCATCGAGGCCCCGATTAAGCAAATCGCAGAAAACTGCGGTCTGTCCGGCGATGTCGTCATCGACAAGGTTCGCACCCTGCCCACTGGTGAGGGCTTCAACGCCGCCACCAACGAGTACGTGAACATGCTGGACGCCGGCGTGGCCGACCCGGTCAAGGTGACCCGTTCCGCCCTGCAGAACGCGGCCTCCATCGCCGGCCTCTTCCTGACCACTGAGGCTGTCGTGGCCAACAAGCCTGAGCCTGCCGCTCCGGCTGCCCCGGCCAACCCTGACATGGGCTACTGA
- a CDS encoding DUF58 domain-containing protein, which yields MIRPAPNQDPIRRKIEALSTQLSLPTVRRALGILEGEHPSGERGSGYDYLGVRPYEPGDESRLIDWRSSARMGRPMITERERLTTSRVWLLMDAGAQMGATTPSGESAATVAANALRMFAALSLRRSDEVSLVMADAESIRRLPSRGGFAMFERTLDQALCKPMQARRNLDALLDYALRVRDRNALVVLATDETAIGEGQMDAIRSLGRTHPLSVVSVATVNPLSPASGFPRVVDASSSRQVPAFLRGARQGQDVDTHRHYQALALKRDLARSGATLIRSGSSQGMFNQFVRLLSTALAASGPSAAPSWLTAGGAL from the coding sequence ATGATTCGGCCCGCACCCAACCAGGACCCCATCCGCCGCAAGATCGAGGCCCTGAGCACCCAATTGAGCCTCCCGACCGTGCGACGGGCCTTGGGAATCCTGGAAGGTGAGCATCCTTCGGGCGAGCGTGGCTCCGGCTACGATTACCTGGGCGTGCGGCCCTACGAGCCCGGGGACGAGTCCCGGCTGATTGATTGGCGCTCCTCCGCCCGCATGGGCCGGCCTATGATCACCGAGCGCGAGCGCCTGACCACCAGCCGCGTGTGGCTCCTGATGGACGCTGGCGCGCAAATGGGGGCGACCACCCCCTCCGGAGAGAGCGCGGCGACCGTCGCTGCCAATGCCTTGAGGATGTTCGCCGCCCTCTCCCTGCGTCGATCGGACGAGGTCTCCTTGGTCATGGCAGACGCCGAATCCATCAGGAGGCTGCCCAGCCGGGGCGGATTCGCCATGTTTGAGCGGACACTCGACCAAGCCCTATGCAAACCCATGCAGGCCCGACGCAATCTGGACGCCCTCCTCGACTACGCCCTGCGGGTGCGCGACCGGAACGCCCTGGTGGTCCTGGCCACTGACGAGACGGCGATTGGCGAAGGGCAGATGGACGCCATCCGTTCCCTCGGCCGCACCCATCCGCTCAGCGTGGTCAGCGTCGCCACCGTGAACCCCTTGTCCCCTGCCTCCGGCTTCCCGCGGGTGGTGGACGCCTCCAGCAGCCGCCAGGTGCCCGCCTTCCTGCGCGGGGCCCGCCAAGGTCAGGATGTGGACACCCACCGGCACTACCAGGCGCTGGCACTCAAACGCGACCTGGCCCGGTCGGGCGCCACGCTGATTCGTTCCGGCTCCAGCCAAGGCATGTTCAACCAGTTCGTTCGCCTCCTGTCCACGGCCCTTGCGGCCTCGGGCCCTTCGGCTGCGCCCAGCTGGCTGACGGCAGGAGGCGCCCTATGA
- a CDS encoding cold-shock protein, with protein sequence MAQGTVKFFSDQKGYGFITPDDGSEDIFVHYSAIDSPDSHKLLHEGDKVEYEVERSAKGLQATTARVI encoded by the coding sequence ATGGCACAAGGAACTGTGAAATTCTTCAGCGATCAAAAGGGATATGGTTTCATCACCCCCGATGATGGCAGCGAGGACATTTTCGTCCACTACTCTGCGATTGACTCGCCGGACTCTCACAAGCTTCTTCATGAGGGCGACAAGGTTGAGTACGAAGTCGAGAGGAGCGCGAAGGGTCTGCAGGCCACGACCGCTCGCGTGATCTGA
- a CDS encoding WXG100 family type VII secretion target — protein sequence MPQYQVDSEQIQSAGSAVSSSIASIRDAVSGMYSNLDNLQSVWTGAAASQFNAVAAQWRSAQQQMEQALEGMQSALTQASSVYSDAEAQAARLFASS from the coding sequence ATGCCTCAGTATCAAGTGGATTCAGAACAGATCCAGTCCGCGGGTTCCGCCGTCTCCTCCTCGATCGCGTCAATCAGGGACGCAGTCAGCGGGATGTACTCGAACCTGGACAATCTCCAATCGGTGTGGACCGGCGCAGCGGCCAGCCAGTTCAACGCGGTCGCGGCCCAGTGGCGCAGCGCCCAACAGCAGATGGAGCAGGCCTTGGAGGGCATGCAATCCGCTCTGACCCAGGCCTCCTCGGTCTACTCGGACGCCGAAGCCCAAGCGGCCCGGCTCTTCGCATCCTCCTGA